One part of the Acetoanaerobium sticklandii genome encodes these proteins:
- a CDS encoding NAD(P)-dependent alcohol dehydrogenase produces MENKAIFMHGTNDMIWKEIPVPEIGEEDVLIKVEAVGICGSDMHYYQHGKIGGFIVDGDFILGHEAAGKVVEVGAKVKDLKVGDRVAMEPGVTCGKCEFCVTGKYNLCPDVEFFATPPYHGVFANYVKHPASKCFKLPEHVSSIEGALVEPLNVGLHAANQGNVKLGDTVVVFGTGCIGLCSLLASKAMGASQIIVVDILQNRLDKAKELGATHVINAKNEDVVAKVMELTNNLGAEVVIETAGSEITLKQTVDVLKPAGTIVSVGMTPKDSIEFNFMKLQSKEGTIKSVFRYRNLYPTGINAIASGSIKIADIVSHKFDFEKTKEAFDYVAENPGEVVKAVIVMQ; encoded by the coding sequence ATGGAAAATAAAGCGATATTTATGCACGGAACAAATGACATGATTTGGAAAGAAATTCCTGTTCCTGAAATAGGGGAAGAGGATGTATTGATAAAGGTTGAAGCAGTTGGAATATGTGGTTCAGATATGCACTATTATCAGCATGGTAAAATAGGAGGCTTTATTGTAGATGGGGACTTCATACTTGGGCACGAAGCAGCAGGAAAAGTAGTTGAAGTTGGAGCAAAAGTAAAGGATTTAAAAGTTGGAGATAGAGTTGCTATGGAGCCAGGAGTAACTTGCGGAAAATGTGAATTTTGCGTTACTGGCAAGTATAATCTATGCCCAGATGTGGAATTCTTCGCCACACCTCCATATCATGGAGTATTTGCAAATTATGTAAAGCACCCAGCTTCTAAATGTTTCAAGCTTCCTGAGCATGTCAGCTCAATTGAAGGAGCTTTAGTAGAGCCTTTAAACGTAGGGCTTCATGCGGCTAATCAAGGAAATGTAAAATTAGGAGATACTGTTGTAGTGTTTGGAACAGGCTGTATAGGTCTTTGCTCGCTACTAGCTTCAAAAGCTATGGGAGCATCTCAGATTATAGTTGTAGATATTTTGCAAAATAGATTGGATAAAGCCAAAGAATTAGGAGCTACTCATGTAATTAATGCAAAGAATGAAGATGTAGTAGCTAAGGTAATGGAGCTTACAAATAATCTTGGAGCTGAAGTTGTGATTGAAACTGCTGGCTCTGAAATTACATTAAAACAGACAGTAGATGTTTTAAAACCAGCTGGAACTATTGTATCTGTTGGGATGACTCCAAAGGATTCAATTGAATTTAATTTTATGAAACTACAATCAAAAGAAGGAACTATTAAAAGCGTATTTAGATACAGAAATTTATATCCTACAGGCATTAATGCTATTGCAAGTGGCTCTATAAAAATAGCTGATATTGTAAGTCATAAGTTTGACTTTGAAAAAACAAAGGAAGCATTTGATTATGTAGCAGAAAATCCAGGAGAGGTTGTCAAAGCAGTAATAGTGATGCAGTAG
- the xylB gene encoding xylulokinase, giving the protein MYYIGIDIGTSSVKVLAIDEAGKIVKTVSREYPISYPFPLWSEQNPNDWWEQSKLALKDILEYIDKDKVKSIGFSGQMHGLVILDSEDKVIRPAILWNDQRTESECRFLNNDIGKDKLLSWTANIALNGFTAPKVLWVKQNEPENFKKIAKICLPKDYIAYKLSGEFATDYSDASGTLYLDVKNKKWSDDMMKILDIDENKLPKLYDSFSAIGTIKKDIATELGLPADVKIVIGGGDQAVAAVGGGIVENHHCSISLGTSGAVFATSDEFVMEDEGKLHVFCDARGKYHVMGVTLSAAASLKWYVEDFLKASSYDEVLTEVEKSDINENVYYLPYLSGERTPHNDPDAKATFLGMTVRHERKDMTRALLEGVCYSLRDCYELMHEVGINPKEIIINGGGAKNDFWCQMLADVLHTKIKKLDINEGPALGAAILASVGDGKYSSVSNACQDIIKTTKEFTPDEVSSKIYSEKYKKYKSLYPMLKDFFSSL; this is encoded by the coding sequence ATGTATTATATTGGTATTGACATAGGAACTTCATCTGTAAAGGTTCTAGCAATAGATGAAGCAGGAAAGATAGTAAAAACAGTTTCGAGAGAATACCCTATTTCATATCCTTTTCCATTGTGGTCAGAGCAAAATCCCAATGACTGGTGGGAGCAAAGTAAACTAGCACTAAAAGACATTTTAGAATATATTGATAAAGATAAGGTTAAATCAATTGGTTTTAGTGGACAGATGCATGGATTAGTAATCCTAGATAGTGAAGATAAGGTAATTAGACCAGCTATATTGTGGAATGACCAAAGGACTGAGTCAGAGTGCAGATTTTTAAATAACGATATAGGAAAAGACAAGCTTTTAAGCTGGACAGCAAATATAGCTCTAAATGGATTTACTGCTCCAAAGGTGCTTTGGGTAAAACAAAACGAACCAGAAAACTTTAAGAAAATAGCTAAAATATGTCTCCCTAAGGACTATATAGCATATAAGCTGTCAGGTGAATTTGCTACAGATTACTCAGACGCGTCAGGAACTCTTTATTTGGATGTAAAAAATAAAAAGTGGTCTGATGATATGATGAAGATTTTGGATATTGACGAAAATAAATTGCCGAAATTATATGATTCTTTTTCTGCAATAGGAACTATAAAAAAAGATATAGCAACTGAGCTTGGTCTTCCAGCTGACGTAAAAATTGTAATAGGTGGAGGGGATCAGGCCGTAGCTGCAGTAGGTGGAGGAATAGTAGAGAATCATCATTGCTCTATATCACTAGGCACCTCAGGAGCTGTATTTGCTACTTCGGATGAGTTTGTAATGGAAGATGAAGGCAAGCTTCATGTATTTTGCGATGCTAGAGGAAAGTATCATGTAATGGGAGTTACTTTGTCTGCAGCAGCTTCTCTCAAATGGTATGTAGAGGATTTTTTAAAAGCCTCATCCTATGATGAAGTTTTAACTGAAGTAGAAAAAAGCGATATAAACGAAAATGTATATTATCTTCCTTATTTATCTGGGGAAAGAACACCTCATAATGATCCAGATGCAAAGGCTACCTTCCTAGGAATGACAGTAAGACATGAGAGAAAAGATATGACAAGAGCTCTTCTTGAAGGGGTATGCTATTCACTTAGGGATTGCTATGAGTTAATGCATGAGGTAGGCATAAACCCTAAGGAAATAATAATCAACGGTGGCGGAGCTAAAAATGATTTTTGGTGCCAAATGTTAGCAGATGTACTTCATACTAAAATCAAAAAATTGGATATAAATGAAGGACCAGCTCTTGGAGCTGCAATTCTAGCATCAGTAGGAGATGGCAAGTACAGCTCAGTTTCAAATGCTTGTCAGGATATAATTAAGACAACTAAAGAATTTACCCCAGATGAAGTATCAAGTAAAATTTACTCTGAGAAATACAAAAAATATAAAAGCCTATATCCAATGCTAAAAGATTTTTTTTCTAGCTTATAG
- a CDS encoding sugar ABC transporter ATP-binding protein — protein MSQAVKLEVKGITKTFPGVKALDNVSFSVKKGTVHVLCGENGAGKSTLMKIINGIYKPDSGEIVIDGKPVNVKNPIDARKHGISMIFQELNYIPEMTIEESFFVGSWPVDSIKKVDWKSIKKKTDDLLKREGLAYNSKTKLKDLSVSDVQMLEILKAISYDSDIIIMDEPTSAITNKEVRTLFEKIKELKERGACIIYISHKMEEIFEIADEITVFRDGKVIDSRPVEDYDLNLVISQMVGREISDSYPKQDLEIGETALEVKNLSSKGSFKDVNFAVKRGEIIGFAGLMGAGRTEVMRALFGLDKYDSGEILINNVPVRIHSPQDSVKHKIAMLSEDRRRFGIVPVRSVKENASLSNLKRFIYKGRLHKSEENAVIGEYFKKMNVKTPTMDTTIDVLSGGNQQKVILAKWMVTNPDILILDEPTRGIDVGAKYEIYELITKLASEGRALILISSELPELIGMCDRVYVMSKGQIKGELSAGDITQEKIMYLATQN, from the coding sequence ATGAGCCAAGCAGTAAAGCTAGAAGTAAAAGGCATAACCAAAACCTTTCCTGGAGTCAAGGCTTTGGATAATGTAAGCTTCTCCGTAAAAAAAGGAACTGTACATGTTCTTTGTGGAGAAAACGGAGCAGGAAAGTCAACGCTTATGAAAATCATAAACGGAATATATAAACCTGACTCTGGAGAGATAGTTATCGATGGAAAACCAGTTAATGTAAAAAATCCTATCGATGCAAGAAAACATGGGATAAGTATGATTTTTCAGGAATTAAACTATATACCAGAAATGACAATTGAGGAGAGCTTTTTTGTAGGAAGCTGGCCTGTAGACTCAATAAAAAAAGTCGATTGGAAATCCATCAAAAAGAAAACTGATGATTTGCTAAAACGTGAGGGCTTAGCTTACAATTCTAAAACAAAGCTCAAGGATTTATCAGTATCAGATGTACAGATGCTAGAGATTTTAAAGGCTATATCTTATGATTCGGATATAATCATCATGGATGAGCCTACATCAGCTATAACAAACAAAGAGGTTAGAACTCTTTTTGAAAAAATTAAAGAGTTAAAGGAAAGAGGAGCTTGCATCATCTATATATCTCACAAAATGGAAGAGATATTTGAGATTGCAGATGAAATTACTGTATTTAGAGATGGTAAGGTTATAGATTCAAGACCAGTTGAAGATTATGATCTGAATTTAGTAATCTCTCAGATGGTAGGAAGAGAAATAAGCGATTCGTATCCGAAACAAGACCTAGAAATTGGAGAAACAGCCTTAGAGGTAAAAAATCTTTCAAGTAAAGGGAGCTTTAAGGATGTAAATTTTGCAGTTAAGCGTGGAGAAATTATAGGCTTTGCAGGTCTTATGGGAGCAGGAAGAACAGAAGTAATGAGGGCTTTGTTTGGACTTGATAAATACGACAGCGGAGAGATATTAATCAACAATGTGCCTGTGAGAATTCATTCTCCACAAGACAGTGTAAAGCATAAGATTGCAATGCTTTCTGAGGATAGAAGAAGATTTGGTATAGTGCCAGTTAGAAGTGTAAAAGAAAATGCCTCTTTATCTAATCTAAAGAGGTTTATTTACAAAGGTAGACTTCATAAATCTGAGGAAAACGCTGTTATAGGAGAGTATTTCAAAAAAATGAATGTAAAGACTCCGACTATGGATACGACAATTGATGTTCTAAGTGGAGGAAATCAGCAAAAGGTTATTTTGGCAAAGTGGATGGTAACTAATCCAGATATTTTGATACTAGATGAACCTACTAGAGGAATAGATGTAGGAGCAAAATATGAAATTTACGAACTTATAACCAAATTGGCATCAGAGGGAAGAGCGCTAATATTGATTTCATCAGAGCTTCCTGAGCTCATTGGTATGTGTGATAGAGTTTATGTTATGTCAAAAGGACAGATTAAAGGCGAGCTTTCAGCTGGAGATATCACACAAGAAAAAATAATGTATCTTGCGACACAAAATTAA
- a CDS encoding LacI family DNA-binding transcriptional regulator: MKHVSYISKKKLGDMMANIREIAKRAGIGIATVSRYFNDSGYVSEESREKIRKAVEELDYTPNALARAIFKKNTKIIGLMIPNITNPFFNQMVSEMEKLFRKQNYTIILCNTDDDKEKEQFHIETLRSYRVAGIVAMRTMTPESYRNIDIPVIAFENQISPEHITVASDNYKGGMAAFKHLYDGGCRKILHIQGPEVFIATTERLRGFIEASKKKKDALVDVVKLETDFHIKSLEPAIENIKNITDYDGIFVFNDISAAVVMKHLHDLGVRIPEQTQIIGFDNSFLGELLLPSLTTIDQPIKQLGKITTDLMIRLINGEEIDQKEYYLKTTVIKRSSTLGKIATSKE; encoded by the coding sequence ATGAAACATGTTTCATACATATCAAAAAAGAAACTAGGGGATATGATGGCAAACATAAGAGAAATAGCAAAAAGAGCAGGAATAGGTATTGCTACAGTGTCTAGATACTTCAATGATTCTGGTTATGTAAGCGAAGAGTCGAGAGAGAAAATAAGAAAAGCTGTTGAAGAATTAGATTATACACCTAACGCACTGGCTAGAGCTATATTCAAAAAGAATACTAAAATCATAGGACTTATGATTCCAAATATTACAAACCCTTTCTTCAATCAAATGGTTTCTGAAATGGAAAAGCTTTTTAGGAAGCAAAACTATACCATAATTCTTTGCAATACAGATGACGACAAAGAAAAGGAGCAGTTTCATATTGAAACTCTAAGGAGCTACAGGGTAGCTGGAATTGTAGCTATGCGTACAATGACACCTGAGTCCTACAGAAATATCGATATACCAGTTATAGCTTTTGAAAATCAAATATCACCTGAGCATATTACAGTAGCATCTGATAACTATAAGGGTGGTATGGCTGCATTTAAACATCTGTATGATGGTGGGTGCCGAAAGATTCTTCATATACAAGGTCCAGAGGTTTTTATCGCAACTACTGAAAGATTAAGAGGCTTTATAGAAGCATCCAAGAAGAAAAAGGATGCACTTGTAGATGTAGTCAAGCTAGAGACAGATTTTCATATTAAGAGCTTGGAGCCAGCCATTGAGAATATAAAAAATATAACTGATTATGATGGCATATTTGTATTCAACGATATCTCTGCAGCAGTGGTTATGAAGCATCTGCATGACTTAGGAGTAAGGATACCAGAGCAAACTCAAATAATAGGATTCGACAACAGCTTCCTAGGTGAGCTATTACTTCCATCACTTACCACTATAGATCAGCCTATAAAGCAGCTTGGAAAAATAACTACTGATTTAATGATAAGACTCATAAATGGCGAGGAAATTGACCAAAAAGAGTATTATCTAAAAACGACTGTTATAAAGAGGAGTTCAACTCTTGGAAAAATAGCAACTTCAAAGGAATAA
- a CDS encoding ABC transporter substrate-binding protein, translating to MKKKLLAILLILSMLMLSACSSQSGSTDANDEAGEANTTTEQTTVTFYGWGGSEVTNAWIDGYLTDAVAKKYNIKLERVGMNIDEILNLLLNEKQAGTDKGSIDIIWINGENFASAKENGLLFGPFASELENFSKYLDPNSPDVMFDFGVATEGYEVPFGKAQFVMVYDSSLLSQVPEDHKALLEMAKNNPGKFTYPAPPDFTGSAFVRNIIYDIVGYEQFLTMDADYDTVKSAIMPAMDYLKELKPYLWNEGKTYPASLSILDNMYADGEVFMTMDYNPNSASSRISTGEFPDATKTFIFDKGSIGNTHFVAIPFNSPNVEGAKAVINEIISVEAQAKKYDPSGWGDLPVLDNSKLSDDEKKVFDSIPLGKATLPQDELMSKRMPELPAKLVPIIEQIWMETIAAESN from the coding sequence ATGAAGAAAAAACTTTTGGCAATTTTACTTATTTTATCTATGCTTATGCTATCAGCTTGCTCTAGTCAGTCAGGGAGCACAGATGCTAATGATGAAGCAGGAGAGGCGAATACAACCACTGAGCAAACCACAGTAACTTTTTATGGCTGGGGAGGTAGTGAGGTTACGAATGCATGGATAGATGGGTATCTAACAGATGCAGTTGCGAAAAAATACAATATCAAGCTTGAAAGAGTAGGCATGAATATCGATGAGATATTGAATCTACTGCTAAATGAAAAGCAAGCAGGAACTGACAAGGGAAGCATTGATATTATATGGATTAACGGTGAAAACTTTGCTTCAGCTAAAGAAAATGGACTTTTATTTGGGCCATTTGCAAGTGAGCTTGAAAATTTCAGTAAGTACCTAGACCCGAACTCTCCAGATGTAATGTTTGATTTTGGAGTTGCGACAGAAGGCTACGAGGTACCATTTGGAAAAGCTCAATTTGTTATGGTTTATGACAGCTCACTTTTATCTCAGGTGCCAGAAGATCATAAAGCGCTTTTAGAAATGGCTAAAAATAATCCTGGAAAATTTACTTATCCTGCACCACCGGATTTTACAGGAAGCGCTTTTGTAAGAAATATCATATATGATATAGTCGGATATGAGCAGTTTCTGACTATGGATGCAGATTATGATACTGTGAAATCAGCTATCATGCCAGCTATGGATTATCTTAAGGAATTAAAGCCATATCTATGGAATGAAGGAAAGACATATCCGGCTTCACTGTCTATACTAGATAATATGTATGCAGATGGAGAAGTGTTTATGACTATGGATTATAATCCAAACTCAGCATCATCTAGAATTTCAACAGGTGAATTTCCAGATGCTACTAAAACCTTTATATTTGATAAAGGAAGTATAGGAAATACTCATTTTGTGGCTATACCTTTTAATTCACCAAATGTAGAGGGTGCAAAAGCAGTTATTAATGAAATAATATCAGTTGAAGCTCAGGCTAAAAAATACGATCCAAGTGGATGGGGAGATCTTCCTGTACTAGATAACAGTAAGCTATCTGACGATGAGAAGAAAGTATTTGACTCTATTCCTCTTGGAAAAGCAACTCTTCCTCAAGATGAACTTATGAGTAAAAGAATGCCAGAGCTACCAGCAAAACTAGTTCCAATCATAGAACAGATTTGGATGGAGACTATAGCAGCGGAGAGTAATTAA
- a CDS encoding sugar ABC transporter substrate-binding protein, with amino-acid sequence MKKWLSMFFAVALLAASVTGCSSPAPTTEAPEGSEAPADGKYKVAYVARAQADSFAAWLANAVKEESEKYDNMTVDIFDGQASDDTENSLIENAIANKYDLIIIQPNNGEAQRPYAEKAIAAGIKVITTNARISGIEGASSVDADPYKQAQVNAELAVEKIPQNANVVILKGPPGNFHADERYKSWQKEFFEKRPDVTIVGEEIANWNKDEAMTYMETWMQASKKIDAIISMNDNMAAGALEAVKDKPEFAEIQAYGVDGTAEACLLIKDGKMTSTSLQSAYDLAIALMDTSNKLLTGEETQIDMDIDCPLITPDNVDQYIEMHKKAGAIN; translated from the coding sequence ATGAAAAAATGGTTATCAATGTTTTTTGCTGTAGCACTTCTTGCAGCATCTGTAACAGGTTGTAGTTCACCAGCGCCAACTACTGAAGCACCAGAGGGCTCTGAGGCTCCAGCAGATGGAAAGTACAAAGTTGCTTATGTAGCTAGAGCTCAAGCTGACTCATTTGCAGCGTGGCTAGCTAATGCAGTAAAAGAAGAATCTGAGAAATATGACAACATGACTGTTGATATCTTCGACGGACAAGCATCAGACGATACTGAGAACTCACTTATCGAAAACGCTATCGCAAACAAGTATGACCTTATTATCATTCAGCCAAACAATGGAGAAGCACAAAGACCATATGCAGAAAAAGCTATAGCTGCAGGAATCAAAGTTATAACAACTAATGCAAGAATTTCTGGAATTGAAGGAGCTTCTTCAGTTGACGCAGACCCATACAAGCAAGCTCAAGTAAATGCAGAGCTAGCAGTAGAAAAAATACCTCAAAATGCTAATGTAGTTATACTTAAGGGGCCTCCAGGAAACTTCCACGCTGATGAGAGATATAAATCATGGCAAAAAGAGTTTTTTGAAAAAAGACCTGACGTTACTATAGTTGGAGAAGAGATTGCTAACTGGAATAAAGATGAAGCTATGACATACATGGAAACATGGATGCAAGCTAGTAAGAAAATTGATGCTATAATATCTATGAATGATAATATGGCAGCAGGCGCATTAGAAGCAGTTAAAGATAAACCTGAATTTGCTGAAATTCAAGCTTACGGAGTAGATGGAACAGCTGAAGCATGCCTACTTATTAAAGATGGCAAAATGACTTCTACAAGTCTTCAAAGTGCTTATGATTTAGCAATTGCATTAATGGATACAAGCAATAAATTACTTACTGGAGAAGAGACACAAATAGATATGGATATAGATTGTCCACTTATAACACCAGATAACGTTGATCAATATATTGAAATGCATAAAAAAGCAGGCGCAATTAACTAG
- a CDS encoding ABC transporter permease, with amino-acid sequence MKILLKPYLMLLPVLIILIGILGIGVMTTFTQSIGYFSAIGSNDFTLDNYMRLLTDKGLIESLVFSMRTSFISAFISTLGGVILAVAVYKLGNEGDLLSKSFRIPIIVPHLLSVLLIYNIFSQTGILARILFSLGVIDSFESFPQILYLKNGFGIILAYVWKELPFIAFITYNVLSKLSTKLSDAARNLGASSFQAMRYVVIPLLIPSILSSFILVFAFSFGAYEIPMLLGATYPKALPVKAYIEYINPILSNRPYAMAINFFIASMGLFLAYIYFKCFERVTRYEKQ; translated from the coding sequence GTGAAAATACTATTAAAGCCGTATTTGATGCTTTTGCCAGTGCTTATAATTCTGATTGGCATTTTAGGTATAGGAGTTATGACTACTTTTACTCAGAGTATTGGATACTTTAGCGCAATTGGGTCAAACGACTTTACATTAGATAACTATATGAGATTACTAACAGACAAGGGGTTAATTGAATCCCTTGTTTTTTCCATGCGAACATCTTTTATATCTGCATTTATATCTACCTTAGGTGGAGTTATTTTGGCTGTAGCAGTATACAAGCTAGGGAATGAAGGAGACCTTCTTTCTAAATCCTTTAGGATTCCAATAATAGTGCCGCATCTTCTTTCTGTACTTCTTATTTACAATATTTTTTCTCAGACAGGAATTCTAGCAAGAATTTTATTTTCTTTAGGAGTAATTGATTCCTTTGAAAGCTTTCCACAGATACTTTATTTAAAAAATGGATTTGGAATTATTTTGGCGTATGTATGGAAGGAATTGCCTTTTATAGCCTTTATAACCTATAACGTACTTTCAAAACTGAGCACAAAGCTTTCTGATGCCGCCAGAAATTTGGGTGCAAGTAGCTTTCAAGCCATGAGATATGTAGTTATTCCCTTACTTATTCCATCGATATTATCTTCATTTATCCTAGTATTCGCCTTTTCATTTGGCGCATATGAAATACCTATGCTGCTTGGAGCAACCTATCCGAAAGCTTTACCAGTGAAAGCCTATATTGAGTACATAAATCCTATCCTTAGCAACAGACCTTACGCTATGGCTATCAATTTTTTCATTGCAAGTATGGGTCTATTTCTTGCCTATATTTACTTTAAGTGCTTCGAAAGGGTTACAAGATATGAAAAACAGTAG
- a CDS encoding ABC transporter permease, whose product MSNKAKGKINPDMLSKYGIYLVLLVLFVVSWMANENFMTKSNLTNVSVQIAVGTILAFGQTILIISGMLDLSSASVLALAGVLSISAYLSTGSLIIGFLVAVLVSVACNMLNGLMVTKFKTPPFIATLAMMTMARGAALLYTKGQNIYQIKDYTIFGQGNLMGIPIPIIFLVLTLIITWYILNHTVFGRSIYAIGGNEEAANASGINVDRVKMKAFIFNGILVGLAGVIFMSRVNGGLPNGAVGYEFKALTAAVIGGTSFSGGVGTAFGTLAGAFIVGFLDNIMVMVGLDSYLQQIVRGAIIALAVIYDIWSKSKGKSKKLIMVEETKEKVS is encoded by the coding sequence GTGAGTAATAAGGCAAAAGGAAAAATTAATCCAGATATGCTGAGTAAATATGGAATATATCTTGTATTGTTAGTATTATTTGTAGTCAGCTGGATGGCAAATGAAAACTTCATGACAAAATCAAATCTCACCAATGTTTCTGTTCAGATAGCAGTAGGAACAATTCTAGCATTTGGACAAACTATTTTAATCATTTCAGGAATGCTAGATCTTTCATCAGCATCAGTTCTAGCTTTAGCAGGGGTTTTATCAATATCAGCCTACTTATCGACAGGCTCGTTGATTATAGGTTTCTTGGTGGCAGTTTTAGTAAGTGTTGCCTGCAACATGTTAAATGGACTTATGGTAACAAAATTTAAGACACCTCCATTTATAGCAACACTGGCTATGATGACAATGGCAAGAGGTGCAGCACTTTTATATACCAAAGGGCAAAATATCTATCAGATTAAGGACTATACGATATTTGGACAAGGTAATCTAATGGGAATTCCTATTCCTATAATATTTCTAGTATTAACTCTTATCATCACTTGGTACATTTTAAATCATACAGTTTTCGGACGTTCTATTTATGCAATAGGTGGAAATGAAGAAGCAGCAAATGCTTCAGGCATCAACGTTGATAGAGTGAAAATGAAAGCATTTATATTTAATGGAATTTTAGTAGGTCTTGCAGGAGTTATATTTATGTCTAGGGTAAATGGTGGACTTCCTAATGGAGCTGTAGGTTACGAATTTAAAGCCTTAACTGCTGCTGTCATAGGTGGAACTAGTTTCTCTGGTGGAGTTGGAACAGCATTTGGAACTTTAGCAGGAGCTTTTATAGTAGGTTTCCTTGATAATATAATGGTTATGGTTGGTCTAGACTCATATCTTCAGCAGATAGTAAGAGGTGCAATAATAGCTCTTGCAGTTATCTATGATATTTGGTCAAAATCAAAAGGCAAAAGCAAGAAATTAATTATGGTGGAAGAAACAAAGGAAAAAGTCAGCTGA
- a CDS encoding (Fe-S)-binding protein gives MIISDKTIEIVEKEQKCIGCNACMKGCPMLDRFCDSPKTLLKKLLDEKSFDYKLPYSCMQCGYCTKVCPVDVDLKHLFMELRKDTVNQTDGKLPKDLNTSNVAMHQKLSFTGLFSKKIQHLESDTVFFPGCALQAYSPDLVEKVYSYIRKTTKGAGYYNVCCAKPTKMMGKDSEFQKIYLGIDEEFKRKKVKRVITGCQNCYMTILSNSPDIEVISLWEYIDKSGVPAEAKNKYKMKKEEGLNTNKSEYSFVLHDPCPTRDVDSIHMAVRNIIADLGIEIDEMKYSKGRTLCCGAGGMVAITQNDIAKAHMRRRATEKDADYILTYCQECVESMRRGGSKSLHILDLIFLDDFLEVNQGNQSTLDKWKNRFIAKTARL, from the coding sequence ATGATTATAAGTGATAAAACGATTGAAATTGTGGAAAAAGAGCAAAAGTGTATAGGGTGCAATGCTTGCATGAAGGGATGTCCTATGCTCGATAGATTTTGTGACTCTCCAAAAACACTTCTTAAGAAGCTACTAGATGAAAAGTCATTTGATTATAAATTGCCATATTCATGTATGCAGTGTGGCTACTGCACTAAAGTATGCCCGGTAGATGTGGATTTAAAGCATCTGTTTATGGAGCTAAGAAAAGATACAGTAAATCAAACAGACGGAAAGCTTCCAAAGGATTTGAATACTAGCAATGTGGCTATGCATCAAAAGCTTAGCTTTACAGGGCTTTTTTCAAAAAAGATTCAGCATTTAGAATCAGATACAGTTTTTTTCCCTGGTTGCGCACTTCAGGCATATAGCCCTGATTTAGTTGAAAAGGTATATTCGTACATAAGAAAAACTACAAAGGGTGCAGGTTACTACAATGTATGCTGTGCAAAGCCTACAAAAATGATGGGTAAAGACAGTGAGTTTCAAAAAATCTATCTAGGAATTGATGAGGAATTTAAAAGAAAAAAAGTAAAAAGAGTAATAACAGGTTGTCAAAACTGCTATATGACAATTCTATCAAATAGTCCTGATATAGAAGTGATATCTCTTTGGGAATACATTGATAAATCAGGTGTTCCAGCAGAGGCAAAGAATAAATATAAAATGAAAAAAGAAGAAGGCTTAAATACTAATAAATCTGAATATAGCTTTGTACTTCATGATCCTTGCCCTACTAGAGATGTAGATTCAATTCACATGGCTGTCAGAAATATAATCGCAGATTTAGGGATAGAGATAGATGAAATGAAGTACAGTAAGGGCAGGACTTTATGCTGCGGAGCTGGAGGGATGGTAGCTATCACTCAAAATGATATAGCTAAAGCCCACATGAGGCGAAGGGCTACAGAGAAGGATGCTGATTATATACTTACCTATTGCCAAGAATGTGTAGAGTCTATGAGACGAGGAGGCAGTAAGTCATTACATATTTTAGATTTAATTTTCCTAGATGACTTTTTAGAAGTAAATCAAGGAAATCAAAGCACCTTGGACAAATGGAAAAATAGATTTATAGCAAAAACAGCTAGGCTTTAA